One region of Gammaproteobacteria bacterium genomic DNA includes:
- the cfa gene encoding cyclopropane fatty acyl phospholipid synthase, whose product MKTDAISIERGAADEDKFYRVVADLLESADIRVGGDRPWDIRFHSSDVPRRVLAQGSLGLGEAYMDGEWEVNELDEFFTRVLRAGLDQQIHPWRLAWFSLRARLFNLQSIRRAGQVGEAHYDLGNDFYQAMLDKRMTYTCGYWRHADTLDQAQEDKLDLVCRKLDLRPGVRVLDIGCGWGSFARFAAERYGAEVVGLTISREQAELGRERCKDLPVELRLQDYREVNERFDHIVSLGMFEHVGRKNYRTYLEVANRCLKDGGLFLLHTIGKNQSNTVADPWMDKYIFPNGELPSLRQITAAAEGLFMVEDLHNFGADYDKTLMSWYRNFEQAWSRFREHYGQRFYRMWKYYLMSCAGAFRARDIQLWQLVLAKQGHGILGGYQRPE is encoded by the coding sequence ATGAAAACTGACGCAATATCTATCGAACGCGGCGCTGCGGACGAGGATAAGTTCTATCGCGTGGTAGCCGATCTGCTGGAAAGCGCCGATATCCGGGTCGGTGGCGACCGCCCCTGGGATATTCGCTTCCACTCTTCCGACGTGCCGCGGCGCGTCCTGGCCCAGGGCAGTCTCGGCCTGGGCGAGGCCTACATGGATGGTGAGTGGGAGGTCAACGAACTCGACGAGTTCTTCACCCGGGTGTTGCGGGCCGGCCTCGATCAGCAGATTCACCCCTGGCGGTTGGCATGGTTCTCCCTGCGCGCACGGCTGTTCAATCTGCAGAGCATTCGCCGTGCCGGCCAGGTCGGCGAGGCCCATTACGATCTCGGCAATGATTTCTACCAGGCCATGCTGGACAAACGCATGACCTATACCTGCGGCTACTGGCGGCATGCGGACACCCTGGATCAGGCGCAGGAAGACAAGCTCGATCTGGTATGCCGCAAGCTCGATCTGCGTCCCGGCGTGCGCGTGCTGGACATCGGCTGCGGCTGGGGGAGTTTCGCCCGCTTCGCCGCCGAACGCTACGGAGCGGAGGTCGTCGGGCTGACCATCTCGCGCGAGCAGGCCGAGCTGGGCCGTGAGCGGTGCAAGGACCTGCCGGTCGAGCTCAGACTGCAGGACTATCGGGAGGTCAACGAGCGTTTCGATCACATCGTCAGCCTCGGCATGTTCGAGCATGTGGGGCGCAAGAACTACCGTACCTATCTGGAAGTGGCCAACCGCTGCCTCAAGGACGGCGGGCTGTTCCTGCTGCATACCATTGGTAAGAACCAGTCCAATACCGTGGCCGACCCCTGGATGGACAAATACATCTTCCCCAACGGCGAGTTGCCGTCCCTGCGACAGATCACCGCGGCGGCGGAAGGACTGTTCATGGTCGAGGATCTGCACAATTTCGGTGCCGATTACGACAAGACGCTGATGTCGTGGTATCGCAATTTCGAACAGGCCTGGTCACGGTTTCGTGAGCATTACGGTCAGCGGTTTTATCGCATGTGGAAGTACTATCTGATGTCCTGTGCCGGCGCCTTCCGAGCGCGGGATATTCAGCTGTGGCAGTTGGTGCTGGCCAAACAGGGACATGGCATCCTGGGCGGTTACCAGCGGCCGGAATGA